The bacterium region ATTCCATATCTTGCCTGAAGGCTGGTATATCTAACCCATGTGCCCAGTTGCCTCGTTTTTCTCTTGGCTCTCCAAATGGGTTCCCGACATTATAGATCCTGGAAATTACTGCCTTCAAGTCATGAGGTAATGTTCCATAATCAACGAGTATTCTGCGTATAGCTCTCATAATATTTGGTATACTAACACCGTGTGGGCACTCATCAGTACAAGCCTCGCAGCCTACGCATCTGAATATTTCTTCTACTTCTTTTGCTACCTCTTCTTTGACTTCGCTACTTATGGTTACACCAAGTTTAACTGCTTGTGGTATCCTATAAACCGGAAATTCAACTGTTTTCACCTGATACCAAGGACATACGCTCATACACTTGCCACACTGATAACATTTATAGGCATCTATACCACCTGTCTTAAGAATAGCATCCCTAACTTCTGTATCCAATGTAATTACACTACCCATTATCTTTCACAATGGCTTAACAACCCCTTTTTCAACTTTACTACTGCTCTTCTCATTTGTCAAGACAAAAGGAACTCGTTTCCATTTCTTCAATTAAAAACTTGACTTATGTATGTCTTATCCGTAAAATTAGTGTCATGAATAGTGTGAGACTATTTAAGTTAAGAGAAGAAGTTAATAAAGTAGATGCATTCTTGATTACTGAGCTCCCTAGTATACGATACCTTATTAACTTTACTGGGTCCAGTGGGGTATTACTTGTTACGCAAGAAGAAGCAATCTTCTTTACTGATTTCAGATATAAAGAACAAAGTGAAAGAGAAGTTAAGGGCGCAGAGACCGTTATAGTTAAAGAATCACTCCTTGAGCTTGCTCATCATCCAATTATTAAATCATTGAAAAAGATAGGGTTTGAACAAGAAATAAGATATTCAACATATTGGAAGCTTAAAAACGAACTAAAGAATAAAAGACTTGTTCCACTTAAAGATAAGGTAGAAAGACTGAGAATGTTGAAAGATATAGATGAAATAACCAATATTAGAAAAGCAGCTAATATTGCAGATTCTGCGTTTAAAGATGTAAAGTCTACTATAAAGCCTGGGGTAAAAGAGAAAGACATAGCTATTGAACTTGAATATCAATTAAAGAAGAGAGGTGCATCCGGTACCCCATTTGATACAATTGTGGCATCAGGTCCAAAT contains the following coding sequences:
- a CDS encoding aminopeptidase P family protein — encoded protein: MNSVRLFKLREEVNKVDAFLITELPSIRYLINFTGSSGVLLVTQEEAIFFTDFRYKEQSEREVKGAETVIVKESLLELAHHPIIKSLKKIGFEQEIRYSTYWKLKNELKNKRLVPLKDKVERLRMLKDIDEITNIRKAANIADSAFKDVKSTIKPGVKEKDIAIELEYQLKKRGASGTPFDTIVASGPNAALPHARAGNRKLRDRDTVIIDFGAVYNGYASDMTRTLILGNNQKANKIYRLVLDAQLTAISNVKHGISLKKLDRIARDVITKAGYGKCFGHSLGHGVGLEVHEAPRVSSNSEDYAQVGMVFTIEPAVYIKDFGGVRIEDMVVVKDSGVKVITHSPK